The Marinilabiliales bacterium genomic sequence CACTTGGTATGGGACCCCCAAGTGACAATATTATTCCATTCAATTAGTTGATCAACTTTCCTTAAATTAAAAGCATAATAATGTTCGATAATCTTCCTTCCCTTCTCATTATCTTTCAAGGCACTCTCCTTGTGACGTATGTCAATTATTTCTTTCGCTGAAGAATTATAAAATTTCTTTGTGATGGATTCCAGAATATTAAGTTCTTTCTGCGTGAAAATTAAAAAATTTGCTCTGTAAATGGTATGGAATGCTTAACCCTGTATTGGTTTAGCAATTGATTGAAATTCAAATTAGCAAATAAATAATCTTCAAACTTTTCACCAGTCTCTTCGCATATATATGTGTGCGATATAATATGAAATTCCTCTTTTCTGAATTTCAATTTTCTCCATTCTTTATGAACGGTCATGTTTTTTCCAGTAAATGGACTTTTCATAATGTTAAATGTTTTTTAAGCTAAATAGCAACGATAGGAACAGGCAAGGCTCAAGTTTTAATCCATTACACAACTAAACTTCAATCCCAGGCGGCGTATTAATCCAAAATCATCTATCCATTGGACTCCCATGTTTTCGCAAACATTTGGAATCTTAATTCGCCGTGAAGAAACTACATTTGTTTTTTCTTCCTTGGTAACCACAATAGCTTGTTCATGAATGGCATGAGCGATTACCCATGGGTCAGCAATTGATCTTGCCTTTGTATTGTCAACAAGATATTTATGCTTTTCATCTTTTGCATATATATCTTTCAGGCACTTAGTTACTAATTCATCAATCCTTCTTACAGGAATATAACTTTCTTTGAGCCATTTGGATAGTGCATCCTCAGTTTTATTTATTTCATCACGAACTGCTTCTGGAATAAATATTCTTCCATCTTGCCCCAACCGGTTAAGGATAACCCAATAGTCAGCACAAAAATCAGGTGAATAGTATTTTTGCCATGCTTGTATCAGCACATTTGTATCAATACAAAATATCTCTTTTTCTGTTTTCATTTGTAAAGCTGTGCTTCAAGCTTAGGGAACTTATTGGTGGGTGTATTCAATAGATTACTGGCAAGATTGGGTTCAAGTGAACCTCCTTTAAAAGCATCCAGTACAATCTGAGTAAACAAACGACTATTCTTATTAACCCTCAATAAATATGGGCTTGGGCCACCTTCTCTCTCTTTTTGCCTGGCTTTACGATTTTCCTCTTGTCTTAAAAAATCCTGGAAGCCTTTGTCTGCTTCTTTTTTCAGATACCTGTATTCATCAACTGTAATCAGGTTCAGTTTCAGGGCCCGGACCAAAAACGCAAACGAACTTACCCCCAATCGCTTAGAAATCCCGAATACTTCACCCGGAGTTTTCATTGATGCCGATTCAATCCTGAGCATATATTCTTTTGGCATCAGGGCATTGGCTGCAACTTCACTGCAGAATAATTCAACAGGATCATATTTATCTTTATCTTCCAATACTGGTTGAACCGCATTTGATATGCCTGATTTAGCTATCCATAAATGAGCCAGCTCATGGACAAGTGTAAATAATTGCGGGGCATTCCAGTCATCTGTATTTATAAATACAAATGGTGCGTAAGAATCGGCAATCGCAAAGCCCTGCAATTCGTCACTATCCAGTGTAAGTCTCGAATGAACAAAACTGGTCCTTGACACAAAAATTCCCTTTAATTCAGCTTTATCAATCCATTCCTTAATTGGATTATCCATTACATAAAACAATGGATTAATTTCTAAAGTTTCAAGGATATCCCTGGCAACCATTACCGGGTCATCCGTAACAGAAAACTTCCCGATAAACGGTACCTTAGGCTCACCGTTTTCTTCATTCACTTCACTGATCCACGCTTGCTTCTGCTGAATTTCACGAATAATAAAAACTGAAGCTGTACCTAATGTCTTTGAACCTTTTCTTCTGAAATCCTGTAATGGTTGGAAATCAACGGGAATATCCGGTAAAAATAGTAAGGCAAAAGGGCGCCGATATGCTTTAGCTAAATTCTGAGCCTGTCGTATTGTAGGCTGACTTAAACCCTCTTCCCATTTTTCAAGCTTGCTGACAGGCACAGATGCTTTTGATGCGGCCACTTCTACCTGCATCTTTGCAGATTCTCTGGCCCATTTAAGTACCCTGGAATTTATGTATGCTCTGTCTGCCATCAAAGTCAAAATTAACTGCTTTTATGGAGAATTAAATTATTACATCCTCCAATCACGCACTACCAAGTTATAAAACTATTTTATTTCCATTACAATCAACAAGCAAAAATATTCAGCAAATTACACCACTACCGATTCATGAAGATACCTTTCCGGTATCAATTCCAGGACATTGTCATTGTACAGGTGGATATTCTTAT encodes the following:
- a CDS encoding DUF4411 family protein gives rise to the protein MKTEKEIFCIDTNVLIQAWQKYYSPDFCADYWVILNRLGQDGRIFIPEAVRDEINKTEDALSKWLKESYIPVRRIDELVTKCLKDIYAKDEKHKYLVDNTKARSIADPWVIAHAIHEQAIVVTKEEKTNVVSSRRIKIPNVCENMGVQWIDDFGLIRRLGLKFSCVMD
- a CDS encoding ImmA/IrrE family metallo-endopeptidase, with product MADRAYINSRVLKWARESAKMQVEVAASKASVPVSKLEKWEEGLSQPTIRQAQNLAKAYRRPFALLFLPDIPVDFQPLQDFRRKGSKTLGTASVFIIREIQQKQAWISEVNEENGEPKVPFIGKFSVTDDPVMVARDILETLEINPLFYVMDNPIKEWIDKAELKGIFVSRTSFVHSRLTLDSDELQGFAIADSYAPFVFINTDDWNAPQLFTLVHELAHLWIAKSGISNAVQPVLEDKDKYDPVELFCSEVAANALMPKEYMLRIESASMKTPGEVFGISKRLGVSSFAFLVRALKLNLITVDEYRYLKKEADKGFQDFLRQEENRKARQKEREGGPSPYLLRVNKNSRLFTQIVLDAFKGGSLEPNLASNLLNTPTNKFPKLEAQLYK